A window of the Corallococcus soli genome harbors these coding sequences:
- the plsX gene encoding phosphate acyltransferase PlsX — MVGKPQHITIAFDVMGSDHGPEEVVRGAAQLSLESPHIHALLVGDRPVIDAALAGIKHNGERISVHHAADFVGMDEKPGEALARKPESSVAVAARLVAEGEAHALVSAGNTGAGVLACKRHFQLIPGVRRAALATVYPTRGVRGAKQDPFSLILDVGATVEATAEDLVAFAVMGSAYARIISRNERPKVALLSNGIEPQKGPPRVVEAHQRLSQMTGLNFTGNVEGIDIPRGTVDVIVTDGFVGNVCLKMLEGVHDTVMELAQYAYKESLRWRAGLAMLSSGIERLKDITDWEQYGGAPILGFDRIFIKAHGRSKARAIANAGKVAAKAVANELGTAIQEGLAR, encoded by the coding sequence ATGGTGGGGAAGCCGCAGCACATCACCATCGCGTTCGACGTGATGGGGAGCGATCACGGCCCGGAGGAGGTGGTGCGGGGTGCTGCCCAGCTCTCGCTGGAGTCTCCGCACATCCACGCGCTGCTCGTGGGGGACCGTCCTGTCATCGACGCGGCCCTGGCGGGCATCAAGCACAACGGCGAGCGCATCTCCGTGCACCACGCCGCGGACTTCGTGGGCATGGACGAAAAGCCCGGCGAGGCGCTGGCGCGCAAACCCGAGTCCTCCGTGGCGGTGGCCGCCCGGCTGGTGGCGGAAGGGGAGGCGCACGCGCTGGTGTCCGCGGGGAACACGGGCGCGGGCGTGCTCGCGTGCAAGCGCCACTTCCAGCTGATTCCGGGCGTGCGCCGCGCGGCGCTGGCCACGGTGTACCCGACGCGGGGCGTGCGCGGGGCGAAGCAGGACCCCTTCAGCCTCATCCTGGACGTGGGCGCCACGGTGGAGGCCACCGCCGAGGACCTGGTGGCGTTCGCCGTCATGGGCAGCGCGTACGCGCGCATCATCTCCCGCAACGAGCGGCCCAAGGTGGCGCTCCTGTCCAACGGCATCGAGCCACAGAAGGGCCCGCCCCGGGTGGTGGAGGCGCACCAGCGGCTGTCGCAGATGACGGGGCTCAACTTCACCGGCAACGTGGAGGGCATCGACATCCCGCGCGGCACGGTGGACGTCATCGTGACGGACGGCTTCGTGGGCAACGTGTGCCTGAAGATGCTGGAGGGCGTGCACGACACGGTGATGGAGCTGGCCCAGTACGCCTACAAGGAGAGCCTGCGCTGGCGCGCGGGCCTGGCCATGCTGTCCTCCGGCATCGAGCGGCTCAAGGACATCACGGACTGGGAGCAGTACGGCGGCGCGCCCATCCTCGGGTTCGACCGAATCTTCATCAAGGCGCACGGTCGCTCCAAGGCGCGCGCCATCGCGAACGCGGGCAAGGTGGCCGCGAAGGCGGTGGCGAACGAGCTGGGCACCGCCATCCAGGAGGGCCTGGCGCGGTGA
- a CDS encoding MFS transporter, translating to MAREASLRVVFGIAVLDLIGFGILIPQLGVYGVRFGASPFTVGLLVAVYSLMQLVAAPIMGRLSDRFGRRPVLLLSQVGSLAGYVLFAFADTLPLLFLSRVIDGVSGGNVSTAQAVVADITKPHERARGMGIIGAAFGLGFVMGPALGGVLGAWGGNLAIGLFAAGLSALNLINTWFFLPETRVPGSPSATVRTMKGAASVLTMPVVGRCVVLVLLFTVAFAQMEGTFSVFLLTRFLSSGAVPLEGGWLVHAVHPDAAVLKEASLRSGALFAVVGVLSALVQGGLVRRLVAPGHGPVASSGGRGGREAPVAVAGFALTAAGLALLPVAPTYGWLFPVMGLLAVGSALVNPCLSALVSLHAPSERQGAVLGAYQACGSLGRIVGPALGGLLFTRLGPAAPYGTGAVLVGVGGVLALSLVTQVRMSGAGAEQSS from the coding sequence TTGGCTCGGGAGGCGTCGCTGCGGGTGGTGTTCGGCATCGCCGTCCTGGACCTCATCGGGTTCGGCATCCTGATTCCCCAACTGGGCGTGTACGGCGTGCGCTTCGGGGCGTCGCCCTTCACGGTGGGGCTGCTCGTCGCGGTGTACTCGCTGATGCAACTGGTGGCGGCGCCCATCATGGGGCGGCTGTCGGACCGGTTCGGCCGGCGGCCGGTGCTGCTGTTGAGCCAGGTGGGTTCGCTCGCGGGCTACGTGCTGTTCGCCTTCGCGGACACGCTGCCGCTGCTGTTCCTCTCCCGCGTCATCGACGGGGTGTCCGGCGGCAACGTGTCCACGGCGCAGGCGGTGGTGGCGGACATCACCAAGCCCCATGAGCGCGCGCGGGGCATGGGCATCATCGGCGCGGCGTTCGGCCTGGGCTTCGTGATGGGGCCGGCGCTGGGCGGCGTGCTGGGCGCGTGGGGCGGCAACCTCGCCATCGGCCTGTTCGCGGCGGGGCTGTCCGCCCTCAACCTCATCAACACCTGGTTCTTCCTGCCGGAGACGCGGGTGCCGGGGAGCCCGTCCGCCACGGTGCGCACCATGAAGGGCGCCGCGTCCGTGCTGACGATGCCCGTCGTGGGCCGGTGCGTGGTGCTGGTGCTGCTCTTCACCGTGGCCTTCGCGCAGATGGAGGGCACCTTCTCCGTGTTCCTCCTCACGCGCTTCCTGTCGTCCGGGGCGGTGCCCCTGGAGGGCGGGTGGCTGGTGCACGCGGTGCACCCGGACGCGGCGGTGCTGAAGGAGGCCAGCCTGCGCTCCGGGGCCCTCTTCGCGGTGGTGGGCGTGCTGTCCGCCCTGGTGCAGGGCGGGCTGGTGCGCAGGCTGGTGGCCCCCGGGCATGGGCCGGTGGCAAGCTCGGGGGGCAGGGGAGGGCGCGAGGCCCCGGTGGCCGTGGCGGGGTTCGCGCTGACGGCGGCGGGGCTGGCGCTCCTGCCGGTGGCCCCCACGTACGGGTGGCTCTTCCCGGTCATGGGGCTCCTGGCGGTGGGCTCCGCGCTGGTGAACCCGTGCCTGTCGGCGCTGGTGTCGCTGCACGCGCCCTCGGAGCGCCAGGGGGCGGTGTTGGGCGCGTATCAGGCCTGCGGTTCGCTGGGGCGCATCGTGGGACCGGCGCTGGGCGGCCTGCTATTCACCCGGTTGGGCCCCGCGGCCCCCTACGGGACGGGCGCGGTGCTGGTGGGGGTGGGGGGTGTCCTGGCACTGTCGTTGGTGACACAGGTGAGAATGTCGGGAGCGGGCGCCGAGCAAAGCTCATAG
- the gltC gene encoding adventurous gliding motility protein GltC, translating into MRTHRFLRLAVLGLTLAYTAPTMAQSFEGLDLAGQSKKKKKGSSAKKKTSSKRGKGKAAPAEDTADTSSDTTASPEVAPTPPAVNPATPPMTATPAATPAPVKPAQPAQSGGGLGLDLTGDNDKPPAPTMTFDAVDVSGKTADRQRLDAAISLFKADEYEKAAMASHELLGDAKLQGLHTEARYVLAKSLYRMGLYHSSLGEFSKILAAGPSTKFFKTSLEWLFFISRKTQNETVILDEIARYANYEFPEKFRNEFRYLLARYHFVRGRALDQVGQTENADKSFEEVKRLALSIPRTDTFYPRAKYLEGLAFFRNGTRNKDAASKRGNTDVLASVEAMKEVVRLTRPMAGRTGEQAKLDKSLRELAFMQLARTHYGMQQNRFSIFYLNKVERGNTQWLEALFESSWANYRIGQYEQALGNLITLSSPFFREEYFPEALILKAVIYYENCRYRESNLILQDFERTYLPVHDELDSLVKKNMDASEYYTVLADVQKKNKDGLEKNGTDVLLERILRLALTDQDLKKTNDSILELEGEMDLFANKGDTFKYSELTKQLLEGLKVQRTSLISKAGIMAKGKLETELGALKLLLANGLRIKFETTTKEKEFLEEQLKAGGRTAIVKKYKYSVAVADDQLYWPYEGEYWRDELGTYQYTMTKGCIERDTANRNIQSAGAM; encoded by the coding sequence ATGCGCACCCACCGGTTCCTCCGTCTCGCCGTCCTCGGGCTCACGCTCGCGTACACGGCCCCCACGATGGCCCAGTCCTTTGAAGGGCTGGACCTGGCGGGCCAGTCCAAGAAGAAGAAGAAGGGGTCGTCCGCCAAGAAGAAGACCTCCTCCAAGCGCGGCAAGGGCAAGGCCGCGCCGGCGGAGGACACCGCCGACACGTCCTCCGACACCACGGCGTCTCCTGAAGTGGCCCCCACGCCGCCCGCGGTCAACCCCGCCACGCCCCCGATGACCGCGACGCCCGCGGCCACCCCCGCGCCCGTCAAGCCCGCGCAGCCCGCCCAGAGTGGCGGCGGCCTGGGCCTGGACCTCACGGGCGACAACGACAAGCCGCCCGCGCCCACAATGACGTTCGACGCGGTGGACGTGTCCGGCAAGACGGCGGACCGCCAGCGCCTGGACGCGGCCATCTCGCTGTTCAAGGCCGACGAGTACGAGAAGGCGGCGATGGCGTCGCACGAGCTGCTGGGCGACGCCAAGCTCCAGGGCCTGCACACCGAAGCGCGCTACGTGCTGGCCAAGTCGCTCTACCGCATGGGCCTGTACCACTCGTCGCTGGGCGAGTTCTCCAAGATCCTCGCGGCGGGCCCGTCCACGAAGTTCTTCAAGACGAGCCTGGAGTGGCTGTTCTTCATCAGCCGCAAGACGCAGAACGAGACGGTCATCCTGGATGAGATCGCGCGGTACGCGAACTACGAGTTCCCGGAGAAGTTCCGCAACGAGTTCCGCTACCTGCTGGCCCGCTACCACTTCGTGCGCGGTCGCGCGCTGGACCAGGTGGGCCAGACGGAGAACGCGGACAAGAGCTTCGAGGAAGTGAAGCGCCTGGCGCTGTCCATCCCGCGCACGGACACGTTCTACCCGCGCGCGAAGTACCTGGAGGGCCTGGCCTTCTTCCGCAACGGCACGCGCAACAAGGACGCGGCCAGCAAGCGCGGCAACACGGACGTGCTGGCGTCGGTGGAGGCGATGAAGGAAGTGGTGCGCCTCACCCGTCCCATGGCGGGCCGCACCGGCGAGCAGGCGAAGCTGGACAAGTCGCTGCGCGAGCTGGCGTTCATGCAGCTGGCGCGCACGCACTACGGCATGCAGCAGAACCGCTTCTCCATCTTCTATCTGAACAAGGTGGAGCGCGGGAACACGCAGTGGCTGGAGGCGCTCTTCGAGTCCTCCTGGGCCAACTACCGCATCGGCCAGTACGAGCAGGCGCTGGGCAACCTCATCACCCTGTCGTCGCCCTTCTTCCGCGAGGAGTACTTCCCGGAGGCGCTCATCCTGAAGGCGGTCATCTATTACGAGAACTGCCGCTACCGGGAGTCCAACCTCATCCTCCAGGACTTCGAGCGCACCTACCTGCCCGTGCACGACGAGCTGGACTCGCTCGTGAAGAAGAACATGGACGCGAGCGAGTACTACACGGTGCTCGCCGACGTGCAGAAGAAGAACAAGGACGGCCTGGAGAAGAACGGCACGGACGTGCTCCTGGAGCGCATCCTGCGGCTGGCCCTCACGGACCAGGACCTGAAGAAGACCAACGACTCCATCCTGGAGCTCGAGGGGGAGATGGACCTGTTCGCCAACAAGGGCGACACGTTCAAGTACTCCGAGCTGACCAAGCAGCTGCTGGAGGGCCTCAAGGTCCAGCGCACCAGCCTCATCTCCAAGGCCGGCATCATGGCCAAGGGCAAGCTGGAGACGGAGCTGGGCGCGCTCAAGCTGCTCCTGGCCAACGGCCTGCGCATCAAGTTCGAGACGACCACCAAGGAGAAGGAGTTCCTGGAGGAGCAGCTCAAGGCGGGCGGCCGCACGGCCATCGTCAAGAAGTACAAGTACTCCGTGGCGGTCGCGGACGATCAGCTCTACTGGCCCTACGAGGGCGAGTACTGGCGTGACGAGCTGGGCACGTACCAGTACACGATGACCAAGGGCTGCATCGAACGCGACACGGCCAACCGCAACATCCAGTCCGCCGGCGCGATGTAG
- a CDS encoding outer membrane beta-barrel domain-containing protein translates to MKPSFRLLLTLCAGVPALAGATDQDTSAPAPAAAAPAPAPAAAPAPAPRASAGSQEEEAGDVSEVDKDALGPLRERIRPVSGHMFLKKGRFEVSPSASITIRDAFYKKYIFGGSLTYYPSETLGVSLRAGYAVNSVAGSAQICTFTEGSGGDTRGCRAPTKGELDGQAPGQLTLLGGADVQWAPIYGKLSLLAEKFVHFDMYGILGASVVQYRGPETTLVDGQAIAGGKSYLTAGGNVGVGLRFFFNRWVTLRTELRDLIYVEKGREPTPTYLRNQILFELGLSFFFPSGS, encoded by the coding sequence ATGAAGCCCTCCTTCCGTCTGCTGCTGACCCTGTGCGCGGGCGTCCCCGCCCTGGCCGGCGCCACCGACCAGGACACCTCCGCGCCGGCTCCGGCCGCCGCGGCTCCGGCTCCGGCACCCGCCGCGGCTCCGGCGCCCGCCCCCAGGGCCTCGGCCGGCTCCCAGGAGGAGGAGGCCGGTGACGTGTCCGAGGTGGACAAGGACGCCCTGGGCCCCCTTCGCGAGCGCATCCGGCCGGTGTCCGGCCACATGTTCCTCAAGAAGGGCCGCTTTGAAGTGAGCCCGTCCGCGTCCATCACCATCCGCGACGCGTTCTACAAGAAGTACATCTTCGGCGGCTCGCTCACGTACTACCCGTCGGAGACGCTGGGCGTGAGCCTGCGCGCTGGCTACGCGGTGAACTCCGTGGCCGGCTCCGCGCAGATCTGCACCTTCACGGAGGGCTCGGGCGGCGACACGCGTGGCTGCCGCGCGCCCACCAAGGGTGAGCTGGACGGTCAGGCCCCCGGGCAGCTCACGCTGCTGGGCGGCGCGGACGTCCAGTGGGCGCCCATCTACGGCAAGCTGTCGCTGCTGGCGGAGAAGTTCGTCCACTTCGACATGTACGGCATCCTCGGCGCCTCGGTGGTGCAGTACCGCGGCCCGGAGACGACGCTCGTGGACGGACAGGCCATCGCGGGTGGCAAGTCCTACCTCACGGCCGGCGGCAACGTGGGCGTCGGCCTGCGCTTCTTCTTCAACCGCTGGGTGACGCTGCGCACGGAGCTGCGCGACCTCATCTACGTGGAGAAGGGCCGGGAGCCCACGCCCACGTACCTCCGCAACCAGATCCTGTTCGAGCTGGGCCTGTCCTTCTTCTTCCCCTCCGGTTCCTAA
- a CDS encoding outer membrane beta-barrel domain-containing protein, with amino-acid sequence MNRPTLMLALSLMWPALAPAQSQEGMGLDLTEDAQPKPPEENPTPPPDEEARPASPPTADKAKEIPPEALMPLTDITQDDRVKSVQRKVYLKKHRFELTPLVTLSVNDPFYSKFGGSLRGAWHLADTLAISARGSLMQVLPSDDVRTAKRTFNSKIYNSVPQWSAMGDVEWAPLYGKVSFLNSILHFDGYLMGGMGVVKTETSALPERGLNPAFDLGLGMRFVTKDYLAVNVALINTSYVDQPLGSSKGAIQNIMTLNAGISIFLPLRSTGRESE; translated from the coding sequence TTGAACCGCCCCACGCTGATGCTTGCGCTGAGCCTGATGTGGCCCGCGCTGGCCCCCGCCCAGAGTCAGGAAGGCATGGGCCTCGATCTCACCGAGGACGCCCAGCCCAAGCCTCCCGAAGAAAACCCCACGCCGCCACCGGACGAGGAAGCCCGCCCCGCGTCGCCGCCCACCGCCGACAAGGCGAAGGAGATCCCACCGGAGGCGCTGATGCCGCTGACGGACATCACCCAGGACGACCGGGTGAAGAGCGTCCAGCGCAAGGTCTATCTGAAGAAGCACCGCTTCGAGCTCACCCCGCTGGTGACCCTCTCGGTGAACGACCCCTTCTATTCGAAGTTCGGAGGGTCGCTGCGCGGCGCCTGGCACCTGGCGGACACGCTGGCCATCTCCGCGCGCGGCTCGCTCATGCAGGTGCTGCCGTCGGATGACGTGCGCACCGCCAAGCGCACCTTCAACAGCAAGATCTACAACTCCGTGCCCCAGTGGTCCGCCATGGGCGACGTGGAGTGGGCACCGCTGTACGGCAAGGTGTCCTTCCTCAACTCCATCCTCCACTTCGACGGCTACCTGATGGGCGGCATGGGCGTGGTGAAGACGGAGACCTCCGCGCTGCCCGAGCGCGGCCTCAACCCGGCCTTCGACCTGGGCCTGGGCATGCGGTTCGTCACCAAGGACTACCTGGCCGTCAACGTGGCCCTCATCAACACCTCCTATGTGGATCAGCCCCTGGGCAGCAGCAAGGGCGCCATCCAGAACATCATGACCCTCAACGCGGGCATCTCCATCTTCCTGCCCCTGCGCTCGACGGGGAGGGAGTCCGAATGA
- the cglC gene encoding adventurous gliding motility lipoprotein CglC, with translation MFVRSALFLSAVLLLGGCEVTTELGKPCRLVRKASAEEQETFGRKFMPILERDVAPDQDFISFGSLDCEDLICVRDVDSVRSEDPTAEALGYCSKECVQGTTTGCEVTRDDAPEGLAPRMTCRPLLLDQATLDAIRVADEQKYRDTFGENNSPYFCAGASPQAQGT, from the coding sequence ATGTTCGTGCGATCCGCGCTGTTCCTCTCCGCCGTCCTCCTGCTGGGAGGCTGCGAGGTCACCACCGAGTTGGGCAAGCCGTGCCGGCTGGTGCGCAAGGCGTCCGCAGAGGAGCAGGAAACCTTCGGCCGCAAGTTCATGCCCATCCTGGAGCGGGACGTGGCGCCGGATCAGGACTTCATCTCCTTTGGTTCGCTGGACTGCGAGGACCTCATCTGCGTGCGCGACGTGGACAGCGTCCGCAGCGAGGATCCGACGGCCGAGGCCCTGGGCTACTGCAGCAAGGAGTGCGTGCAGGGGACCACCACGGGCTGCGAGGTGACGCGCGATGACGCGCCCGAGGGGCTCGCGCCCCGGATGACGTGCCGCCCCCTGCTCCTGGATCAGGCGACGCTGGACGCCATCCGCGTGGCGGACGAGCAGAAGTACCGCGACACGTTCGGGGAGAACAATTCGCCCTACTTCTGCGCCGGCGCGTCCCCGCAGGCCCAGGGCACCTGA
- a CDS encoding vWA domain-containing protein — protein sequence MNRTVLFLALAGGLALTALVLGLPRGEDTPPTPHVVVTTPLPPATPPPVFQTGATGSILVKSRLAHPYLPVGASETYVTVDLTGMEVAGAKRSPVNLAVVIDRSGSMSGYKLQQAKQAARHLVTLLREEDRLAIVHYGSDVKSLPSLPATPANRERMAQFIDGIWDDGGTNISAGLSVGRTQLASAMGGRASVHRLILMSDGQPTEGVSDEEGLKNVVREIRAAGITVSSIGVGTDFNEDLMQAFAEYGAGAYGFLEDASQLSNLFQRDLQQATTAVARNVELSFELPPGTTLGEVLGYRAHQAGNTVRVAMPDFSAGQVERVVVRLNVTAPTAGQSVQVAGLKLTYTDLIARHNVEDQSRLTAMATNVQEEVVQRQDKEATVYAARARGAQNLQKAAEAMSQGKKDEARSYLKMNQSLLWEAGNVAGAAAVAEDQAEQAASMKAYDDADSEESQRAAVKSSKVKALKGFGRMGSTY from the coding sequence ATGAATCGTACGGTCCTCTTCCTCGCCCTGGCCGGTGGCCTGGCCCTCACCGCCCTGGTGCTGGGCCTGCCCCGGGGTGAGGACACCCCGCCCACGCCGCACGTGGTGGTGACGACGCCGCTCCCGCCCGCGACGCCGCCCCCCGTCTTCCAGACCGGGGCCACGGGCTCCATCCTCGTCAAGAGCCGGCTGGCGCACCCGTACCTCCCGGTGGGCGCGTCGGAGACGTACGTGACGGTGGACCTCACCGGCATGGAGGTCGCGGGCGCGAAGCGCAGCCCCGTGAACCTGGCGGTCGTCATCGACCGGTCCGGCTCCATGAGCGGCTACAAGCTCCAGCAGGCGAAGCAGGCCGCGCGGCACCTGGTGACGCTCCTGCGCGAGGAGGACCGGCTGGCCATCGTGCACTACGGCTCGGACGTGAAGAGCCTGCCGTCGCTGCCGGCCACGCCGGCCAACCGCGAGCGGATGGCCCAGTTCATCGACGGCATCTGGGACGACGGCGGCACCAACATCAGCGCGGGCCTGTCCGTGGGCCGCACGCAGCTGGCGTCCGCCATGGGCGGTCGCGCCTCCGTCCACCGCCTCATCCTGATGAGCGACGGCCAGCCCACCGAGGGCGTGTCGGACGAAGAGGGCCTGAAGAACGTGGTGCGGGAGATCCGCGCCGCCGGCATCACGGTGAGCTCCATTGGCGTGGGCACCGACTTCAACGAGGACCTGATGCAGGCCTTCGCGGAGTACGGCGCGGGCGCGTACGGCTTCCTGGAGGACGCAAGCCAGCTGTCCAACCTCTTCCAGCGCGACCTTCAGCAGGCCACCACCGCGGTGGCGCGCAACGTGGAGCTGTCTTTCGAGCTGCCTCCGGGCACGACGCTGGGCGAGGTGCTGGGCTACCGCGCGCACCAGGCCGGCAACACCGTGCGCGTGGCGATGCCGGACTTCTCCGCGGGCCAGGTGGAGCGCGTGGTGGTGCGCCTCAACGTCACCGCCCCCACGGCCGGCCAGTCCGTGCAGGTGGCGGGGCTGAAGCTCACGTACACGGACCTCATCGCCCGGCACAACGTGGAGGACCAGTCCCGGCTGACCGCGATGGCCACCAACGTCCAGGAGGAGGTCGTGCAGCGCCAGGACAAGGAGGCCACGGTGTACGCGGCCCGGGCGCGCGGCGCGCAGAACCTCCAGAAGGCCGCGGAGGCGATGAGCCAGGGCAAGAAGGACGAGGCCCGGAGCTACCTGAAGATGAACCAGTCGCTCTTGTGGGAGGCCGGCAACGTGGCGGGCGCGGCGGCGGTGGCCGAGGATCAGGCGGAGCAGGCCGCGTCCATGAAGGCCTATGACGACGCGGATAGCGAGGAGTCCCAGCGCGCCGCGGTGAAGAGCAGCAAGGTGAAGGCGCTCAAGGGCTTTGGGCGGATGGGCTCCACCTACTGA
- the purE gene encoding 5-(carboxyamino)imidazole ribonucleotide mutase: protein MAASASTPWVGVIMGGRSDLEHLQPAIDILAELRIPHEVRVVSAHRTPDWMMEYASTAESRGLSVIIAAAGGAAHLPGMVSSKTLLPVLGVPMPTTVLNGFDALLSIVQMPKGVPVGTQAIGKPGAANAALHAAAILCLKYPELRERLGAWRKARTDEVLAHREVSG, encoded by the coding sequence ATGGCGGCGAGCGCGAGCACCCCGTGGGTCGGGGTCATCATGGGCGGCAGAAGCGACCTCGAACACCTGCAACCGGCGATCGACATCCTCGCCGAGCTGCGCATCCCGCATGAGGTGCGCGTCGTGTCCGCGCACCGCACCCCGGACTGGATGATGGAGTACGCCTCCACCGCCGAGTCCCGGGGCCTGTCGGTCATCATCGCGGCGGCGGGCGGCGCGGCGCACCTGCCCGGCATGGTGTCCAGCAAGACGCTGCTGCCGGTGCTGGGCGTGCCCATGCCCACCACGGTGCTGAACGGCTTCGACGCGCTGCTCTCCATCGTGCAGATGCCCAAGGGCGTCCCGGTGGGCACGCAGGCCATTGGCAAGCCGGGGGCCGCCAACGCGGCGCTGCACGCGGCGGCCATCCTCTGCCTCAAGTACCCGGAGCTGCGCGAGCGGCTGGGCGCCTGGCGCAAGGCCCGCACGGATGAGGTGCTGGCGCACCGCGAGGTGTCCGGATGA
- the purK gene encoding 5-(carboxyamino)imidazole ribonucleotide synthase: MTARVVLPGGTLGILGGGQLGRMMALAARTLGYQVQALDPDSTCPARSVVDRCLTASFSDTSAAEDLARSCDVVTLEIEKVSLATLNAVARHAPMRPGADVLSVVQHRGRQKAWLAKGGFPLGPWREANSEAELAAAITALGGKCFIKSSEGGYDGRGQYEVKGASEAAVAWKELGERSVVVEAALDLKAELSVLVARGPDGQLAVYPPAFNHHEDRILAWSLLPGPLPEAVLAQASQVARDITAGLKVEGLLVVEMFLLGDGSLLVNEVAPRPHNSFHSTEVACLTSQFEQAVRAVCNLPLGSVEVVRPAAIVNLLGDLWLSEGGPRFEQVLAMPGVRLHLYGKRDARKGRKMGHLSAVGTTPEDALTRVKAAATLLGM, encoded by the coding sequence ATGACGGCGCGCGTGGTGCTCCCCGGCGGCACGCTGGGCATCCTGGGCGGAGGGCAGTTGGGGCGCATGATGGCGCTGGCCGCGCGCACGCTGGGCTACCAGGTGCAGGCGTTGGATCCGGACTCCACCTGCCCCGCCCGCTCGGTGGTGGACCGCTGCCTCACCGCGTCCTTCTCCGACACGTCCGCCGCGGAGGACCTGGCGCGCTCGTGCGACGTGGTGACGCTGGAGATTGAGAAGGTGTCGCTGGCCACGCTGAACGCCGTCGCGCGCCACGCGCCCATGCGGCCCGGCGCGGACGTGCTGTCCGTGGTGCAGCACCGCGGCCGGCAGAAGGCCTGGCTCGCCAAGGGCGGCTTCCCGCTGGGCCCGTGGCGCGAGGCGAACTCGGAGGCGGAGCTGGCGGCCGCCATCACCGCGCTGGGCGGCAAGTGCTTCATCAAGTCCAGCGAGGGCGGCTACGACGGGCGCGGCCAGTACGAGGTGAAGGGCGCCTCCGAGGCGGCCGTCGCGTGGAAGGAGCTGGGCGAGCGCTCCGTGGTGGTGGAGGCCGCGCTCGACTTGAAGGCGGAGCTGTCGGTGCTCGTCGCGCGCGGGCCGGATGGACAGCTGGCGGTGTATCCGCCCGCGTTCAACCACCACGAGGACCGCATCCTGGCGTGGTCGCTGTTGCCGGGCCCGCTGCCGGAGGCGGTGCTGGCGCAGGCGTCGCAGGTGGCGCGCGACATCACCGCGGGCCTGAAGGTGGAGGGGCTGCTGGTGGTGGAGATGTTCCTCCTGGGGGACGGCTCGCTGCTGGTGAACGAGGTGGCGCCCCGGCCGCACAACAGCTTCCACTCGACGGAAGTGGCGTGCCTGACGAGCCAGTTCGAGCAGGCCGTGCGCGCGGTGTGCAACCTGCCGCTGGGCTCCGTGGAGGTGGTGCGCCCCGCGGCCATCGTCAACCTGCTGGGCGACCTGTGGCTGAGCGAGGGCGGCCCCCGCTTCGAGCAGGTGCTGGCGATGCCCGGCGTCCGGCTGCACCTGTACGGCAAACGCGACGCGCGCAAGGGCCGCAAGATGGGCCACCTGTCCGCGGTGGGCACCACGCCCGAGGACGCGCTCACCCGCGTGAAGGCCGCCGCCACGCTCCTGGGGATGTGA
- the ybaK gene encoding Cys-tRNA(Pro) deacylase, which produces MKTNAARLLDSLGVAYSLRDYDVDPDDLSAETVAAKVGMPAEQVFKTLVARGDRTGVLMAVVPGNAELDLKALARLSGDRKVETVPLKELQPLTGFIRGGVTALGGKKEYPVYVDETLELFDSVAVSAGVRGTQILLAPADYLRVTKGRTGPLSRPKA; this is translated from the coding sequence GTGAAGACGAACGCCGCCCGGCTGCTGGACTCGCTCGGCGTCGCGTACAGCTTGCGCGACTACGACGTGGATCCAGATGATTTGTCTGCGGAGACCGTGGCCGCCAAGGTGGGCATGCCCGCCGAACAGGTGTTCAAGACGCTGGTGGCCCGGGGCGACCGCACCGGCGTGTTGATGGCGGTGGTGCCCGGCAACGCGGAGCTGGACTTGAAGGCCCTGGCGCGGCTGAGCGGCGACCGCAAGGTGGAGACGGTCCCCCTCAAGGAGCTGCAGCCGCTCACCGGCTTCATCCGGGGCGGCGTCACCGCGCTGGGGGGCAAGAAGGAGTACCCCGTCTACGTGGATGAGACGCTGGAGCTGTTCGACTCCGTCGCCGTGTCGGCGGGGGTGCGCGGCACGCAGATACTCCTGGCCCCTGCGGACTACCTGCGCGTGACGAAGGGCCGGACGGGGCCGCTGTCGCGCCCCAAGGCGTAG